One genomic window of Geodermatophilus sp. DSM 44513 includes the following:
- the atpA gene encoding F0F1 ATP synthase subunit alpha: MAELTISADEIRSAIQNYVTEFSPDVSREEVGIVTEAGDGIARVEGLPSVMTNELLEFESGVRGLALNLDVREVGVVILGDYAGIEEGQQVRRTGEVLSVPVGDDYLGRVVDPLGNPIDGAGPVTTTGRRALELQAPTVVQRQSVHEPMQTGIKAIDAMTPIGRGQRQLVIGDRQTGKTAIVTDTIINQKAAWATGDPAQQVRCIYVAVGQKGSTIAAIRASLEEAGAMEYTTIVAAPASEAAGFKYIAPYTGSAIGQHWMYEGKHVLIVFDDLSKQAEAYRAVSLLLRRPPGREAYPGDVFYLHSRLLERCAKLSDDLGAGSMTGLPLVETKGNDVSAYIPTNVISITDGQIFLETGLFNSGVRPAINVGISVSRVGGSAQIKAMKSVAGRLRLDLAQYRELEAFASFSSDLDASSRATLERGQRLVELLKQGQYEPYPVEREVVSLWLGTTGKLDRVPVGEVRRFEREFLDHVARNHGGVYDGIRQSRTLGDDAVQSLETAVEQFYGQFQTAEGGTLRVHDEEAEAMDASERGQERVQVKRSA, translated from the coding sequence ATGGCCGAGCTGACGATCTCCGCGGACGAGATCCGCAGTGCCATCCAGAACTACGTCACCGAGTTCTCCCCCGACGTGTCTCGGGAGGAGGTCGGGATCGTCACCGAGGCCGGCGACGGCATCGCCCGCGTCGAGGGCCTGCCCTCGGTCATGACCAACGAGCTGCTCGAGTTCGAGAGCGGCGTCCGCGGTCTGGCGCTGAACCTCGACGTCCGCGAGGTCGGCGTCGTCATCCTCGGCGACTACGCCGGCATCGAGGAGGGCCAGCAGGTCCGCCGCACCGGCGAGGTCCTGTCCGTGCCAGTCGGCGACGACTACCTCGGCCGCGTGGTCGACCCGCTGGGCAACCCGATCGACGGCGCCGGCCCGGTCACCACCACCGGCCGTCGCGCCCTGGAGCTGCAGGCGCCGACCGTGGTGCAGCGGCAGTCGGTGCACGAGCCGATGCAGACCGGCATCAAGGCCATCGACGCCATGACCCCGATCGGCCGCGGCCAGCGCCAGCTGGTCATCGGCGACCGGCAGACCGGCAAGACCGCCATCGTCACCGACACGATCATCAACCAGAAGGCCGCCTGGGCCACCGGGGACCCGGCCCAGCAGGTCCGCTGCATCTACGTCGCCGTCGGCCAGAAGGGCTCGACGATCGCCGCCATCCGCGCCTCCCTGGAGGAGGCCGGCGCGATGGAGTACACGACGATCGTCGCCGCCCCCGCCTCGGAGGCCGCGGGCTTCAAGTACATCGCCCCCTACACCGGCTCGGCCATCGGCCAGCACTGGATGTACGAGGGCAAGCACGTGCTGATCGTGTTCGACGACCTGTCCAAGCAGGCCGAGGCCTACCGCGCCGTGTCGCTGCTGCTGCGCCGCCCGCCGGGCCGCGAGGCCTACCCCGGCGACGTCTTCTACCTCCACTCCCGGCTGCTGGAGCGCTGCGCGAAGCTCTCCGACGACCTGGGCGCGGGTTCCATGACCGGCCTGCCGCTGGTGGAGACCAAGGGCAACGACGTGTCGGCCTACATCCCGACCAACGTCATCTCGATCACCGACGGGCAGATCTTCCTGGAGACCGGTCTGTTCAACTCCGGTGTCCGCCCGGCGATCAACGTCGGCATCTCCGTCTCCCGGGTGGGCGGCTCGGCGCAGATCAAGGCGATGAAGTCCGTCGCCGGCCGGCTGCGCCTGGACCTCGCGCAGTACCGCGAGCTGGAGGCCTTCGCCTCGTTCTCCTCCGACCTGGACGCCTCCAGCCGGGCCACCCTCGAGCGGGGGCAGCGGCTGGTCGAGCTGCTCAAGCAGGGCCAGTACGAGCCCTACCCGGTGGAGCGCGAGGTCGTCTCCCTGTGGCTGGGCACCACCGGCAAGCTGGACCGGGTGCCGGTCGGCGAGGTCCGCCGCTTCGAGCGCGAGTTCCTCGACCACGTCGCCCGCAACCACGGCGGGGTCTACGACGGGATCCGGCAGAGCCGCACCCTCGGGGACGACGCCGTCCAGAGCCTGGAGACCGCCGTCGAGCAGTTCTACGGCCAGTTCCAGACCGCCGAGGGCGGCACGCTGCGGGTGCACGACGAGGAGGCCGAGGCGATGGACGCGTCCGAGCGCGGCCAGGAGCGCGTCCAGGTCAAGCGGAGCGCCTGA
- a CDS encoding F0F1 ATP synthase subunit delta, whose amino-acid sequence MDASSRGALTEVRERLAELTRPASGLLERARDRITGQDRAATSDEMVALADELFAVARLLDGQVSLRRALSDPSGSPADRAGVVRRLLSGRVSDVTLDLVETAARQRWSRPLDLVEATETLATDAALEAAEARGELDGVEDELFRFGRIVGGDAHLSRILSDRTAPAEGKAALLDRLLAGRVSPVTALLLRGHLSGRAVGNAENVVERLSEAASRRRGQSVARVTTAVELTADQERRLSELLTRLYSRPIGLQVIVDPAVLGGLVIRVGDEVIDGSVAHRLEAAGRRLVG is encoded by the coding sequence ATGGACGCCTCCAGCCGCGGGGCGCTCACCGAGGTGCGCGAGCGCCTCGCCGAGCTCACCCGGCCGGCGTCCGGCCTGCTGGAGCGGGCCCGCGACCGCATCACCGGGCAGGACCGCGCCGCCACCAGCGACGAGATGGTGGCGCTGGCCGACGAGCTGTTCGCCGTCGCCCGGCTGCTCGACGGCCAGGTCTCGCTGCGCCGGGCGCTGTCGGACCCCTCGGGCTCCCCGGCCGACCGGGCCGGCGTGGTGCGGCGGCTGCTGTCCGGCCGGGTCTCCGACGTCACGCTCGACCTGGTCGAGACCGCGGCCCGGCAGCGCTGGTCGCGGCCGCTGGACCTGGTGGAGGCGACCGAGACCCTGGCCACGGACGCCGCGCTGGAGGCCGCCGAGGCCCGCGGGGAGCTCGACGGCGTCGAGGACGAGCTGTTCCGGTTCGGACGTATCGTCGGCGGCGATGCCCACCTGTCCCGGATCCTCAGCGACCGCACCGCCCCGGCCGAGGGCAAGGCCGCGCTGCTCGACCGGCTGCTCGCCGGCCGGGTCAGCCCGGTCACCGCGCTGCTGCTGCGCGGCCACCTCAGCGGCCGGGCCGTCGGCAACGCCGAGAACGTCGTCGAGCGGCTGTCGGAGGCGGCCTCCCGGCGCCGCGGGCAGTCGGTGGCCCGCGTGACCACCGCCGTCGAGCTCACCGCGGACCAGGAGCGGCGGCTGTCCGAGCTGCTGACCCGGCTGTACTCCCGCCCCATCGGCCTGCAGGTGATCGTCGACCCCGCCGTCCTCGGCGGCCTGGTCATCCGCGTCGGTGACGAGGTCATCGACGGCAGCGTCGCCCACCGCCTCGAGGCCGCCGGCCGACGACTCGTCGGTTGA
- a CDS encoding F0F1 ATP synthase subunit B yields the protein MNTLAAESANPLLPPVGEIVIGTITFAIAFFVLARFVWPRFEQVFRARREAIEGGIERAEAMQAEAKAALERYQAQLAEARTEAAQIRDQARAEGQQILEELRAQAQQESARIVARGEEQLAANRQQVVNELRGQIGKLAVDLAGRVVGESLEDQARRSGTVDRFLDQLDGMSAGASVNGRGGATGSSVYVPQGDR from the coding sequence ATGAACACCCTGGCTGCGGAGTCGGCCAACCCGCTGCTCCCCCCGGTCGGCGAGATCGTCATCGGGACGATCACCTTCGCCATCGCCTTCTTCGTGCTGGCGAGGTTCGTCTGGCCGCGCTTCGAGCAGGTCTTCCGGGCCCGCCGCGAGGCGATCGAGGGCGGCATCGAGCGGGCCGAGGCCATGCAGGCCGAGGCCAAGGCGGCGCTGGAGCGCTACCAGGCCCAGCTGGCCGAGGCCCGCACCGAGGCCGCGCAGATCCGCGACCAGGCACGCGCCGAGGGCCAGCAGATCCTCGAGGAGCTGCGGGCCCAGGCCCAGCAGGAGTCCGCCCGGATCGTCGCCCGGGGCGAGGAGCAGCTGGCCGCCAACCGCCAGCAGGTGGTCAACGAGCTGCGCGGGCAGATCGGCAAGCTCGCCGTCGACCTCGCCGGCCGCGTCGTCGGGGAGTCCCTGGAGGACCAGGCCCGCCGCAGCGGCACCGTCGACCGCTTCCTCGACCAGCTCGACGGCATGTCCGCCGGCGCCTCCGTGAACGGCCGGGGCGGGGCCACCGGCAGCTCGGTGTACGTCCCCCAGGGCGACCGCTGA
- the atpE gene encoding ATP synthase F0 subunit C, whose translation MDVMAELVGSIGSVGYGLAAIGPGIGVGIVWAAYIQATARQPESAGLTRTYAFLGAALSEALALIGLVVPFIFGPGQA comes from the coding sequence ATGGACGTCATGGCAGAGCTCGTCGGCAGCATCGGTTCGGTCGGCTACGGCCTGGCCGCCATCGGCCCGGGCATCGGCGTGGGCATCGTCTGGGCCGCCTACATCCAGGCGACCGCCCGGCAGCCCGAGTCCGCCGGCCTGACCCGGACCTACGCCTTCCTCGGTGCTGCCCTCTCCGAGGCGCTCGCGCTCATCGGTCTGGTGGTCCCCTTCATCTTCGGGCCCGGTCAGGCCTGA
- the atpB gene encoding F0F1 ATP synthase subunit A → MTSSAHALADVLAVESDPGGGFVAPSIAEFYPPAIFEFSVLGIDFSITRIILIFWIATAAMLVFLLLAARNASIVPSKLQYIGESGYSLIRDGMARDVIGPKGLPFAPFLASLFFFILFNNFMSIFPFAQISPNSKFAIPLVLAVIVWVLYNYIGIKEQGAARYFKDAAIPPGVPAAALILVTPIELLQVFVIRPFTLAVRLFANMFAGHMLLVVFSLGAVYLFSVGNFSVVFAPLSFLMALVMTFFELLVIFLQAYVFTVLTATYLNGAVEPAH, encoded by the coding sequence GTGACCTCCAGCGCCCACGCGCTCGCCGACGTGCTCGCCGTCGAGAGCGACCCGGGCGGCGGCTTCGTCGCCCCCAGCATCGCCGAGTTCTACCCGCCGGCGATCTTCGAGTTCTCCGTCCTCGGCATCGACTTCTCGATCACCCGGATCATCCTGATCTTCTGGATCGCCACGGCGGCCATGCTGGTCTTCCTGCTGCTGGCCGCCCGGAACGCCTCGATCGTGCCGAGCAAGCTGCAGTACATCGGCGAGAGCGGCTACTCGCTGATCCGCGACGGCATGGCCCGCGACGTCATCGGCCCCAAGGGCCTGCCGTTCGCGCCGTTCCTGGCCTCGCTGTTCTTCTTCATCCTGTTCAACAACTTCATGAGCATCTTCCCGTTCGCGCAGATCTCGCCGAACTCGAAGTTCGCGATCCCGCTGGTCCTCGCGGTGATCGTCTGGGTGCTCTACAACTACATCGGCATCAAGGAGCAGGGCGCCGCGCGCTACTTCAAGGACGCCGCCATCCCGCCGGGCGTGCCCGCGGCCGCGCTCATCCTGGTGACGCCGATCGAGCTGCTGCAGGTCTTCGTGATCCGGCCGTTCACCCTGGCCGTGCGGCTCTTCGCGAACATGTTCGCCGGCCACATGCTGCTGGTGGTGTTCTCCCTCGGTGCCGTCTACCTGTTCAGCGTGGGCAACTTCTCGGTGGTCTTCGCGCCGCTGTCGTTCCTGATGGCGCTGGTCATGACCTTCTTCGAGCTGCTGGTCATCTTCCTGCAGGCCTACGTGTTCACCGTGCTCACCGCGACCTACCTCAACGGCGCCGTCGAGCCGGCCCACTGA
- a CDS encoding AtpZ/AtpI family protein produces MRPHSGADIGWSITGTMLSGIVVWGGVGLALDRWWGTRFVALIGVLLGLTVAIYLVVVKYGVLPPDEGPGRTGSTRGGHRSPTRTQKGQR; encoded by the coding sequence GTGCGTCCTCACAGTGGGGCCGACATCGGCTGGAGCATCACCGGGACCATGCTCTCGGGGATCGTCGTGTGGGGCGGGGTCGGGTTGGCGCTCGACCGCTGGTGGGGCACCCGCTTCGTCGCCCTGATCGGCGTGCTCCTCGGCCTGACGGTGGCCATCTACCTGGTGGTCGTCAAGTACGGCGTCCTGCCCCCGGACGAGGGGCCCGGGCGCACCGGCTCCACCCGGGGCGGGCACCGCAGCCCGACCAGGACGCAGAAGGGACAACGGTGA